From the Solanum pennellii chromosome 4, SPENNV200 genome, one window contains:
- the LOC107017365 gene encoding protein MIZU-KUSSEI 1, giving the protein MEEPQSSSPPPAPAPPTTPLSLVKPSSKNDKKRPVKIFRAFRNVLRSFPIITPVCKLPSLPGGRIPETKVGVSGTLFGYRKGRVSLSIQENPGTLPTLVIDLAMQTNTLQKEMSLGMVRIALECEKRPDNKEKMKLLDEPCWTMFVNGKKCGYCSKRDATEEDLHLMEVLKAVSMGAGVLPPKTDVQGQVDDEMAYMRAHFERVVGSKDSETLYMLSPDGKSEPELSIFFVRI; this is encoded by the coding sequence ATGGAAGAGCCACAatcatcatcaccaccaccaGCACCAGCTCCACCCACAACTCCTTTATCCCTGGTAAAGCCTTCCTCGAAAAACGATAAAAAACGTCCCGTAAAAATCTTTAGAGCCTTTCGTAATGTGTTGCGATCCTTCCCTATTATTACACCCGTATGTAAACTCCCTTCCCTCCCCGGTGGCCGGATACCCGAAACTAAAGTGGGTGTATCCGGCACGTTGTTTGGGTATAGAAAAGGCCGTGTTAGCCTTTCTATTCAGGAAAATCCAGGAACCCTGCCTACGCTGGTAATTGACCTAGCCATGCAAACGAACACGTTGCAGAAGGAAATGAGCCTTGGGATGGTTCGTATCGCGTTGGAATGCGAAAAAAGACCTGATAATAAGGAGAAAATGAAACTTCTAGATGAGCCATGTTGGACTATGTTTGTAAATGGTAAAAAATGTGGTTATTGTTCAAAGAGAGATGCCACGGAAGAAGACCTCCATCTTATGGAGGTACTTAAGGCGGTGTCGATGGGGGCAGGCGTCCTGCCCCCAAAGACCGATGTACAAGGACAAGTGGACGATGAAATGGCCTATATGAGGGCACATTTTGAACGAGTGGTCGGATCAAAAGACTCAGAAACCTTATATATGTTGAGCCCAGATGGAAAAAGTGAACCTGAATTGAGTATTTTCTTTGTGaggatatga
- the LOC107017144 gene encoding uncharacterized protein LOC107017144, protein MYEFGDEVIIDSFKIPWLIWIQLVVMILLVLLLFFGFSFLDLSNNSTSGTSSQGSSLPSNAITILQHRNLNQHAKGENEASTSREIRADESQEREGSAEKDTAIFKCCVRTEHPCNYFGLAKQAFLKCLGFDSDRDNCNTRRHAKED, encoded by the exons ATGTATGAATTTGGGGATGAAGTGATAATTGATAGCTTTAAAATTCCGTGGTTGATTTGGATTCAGTTAGTGGTGATGATTCTTCTTGTGTTGCTTCTTTTCTTTGGGTTTAGTTTTTTGGATCTTTCAAATAACTCTACTTCTGGAACTTCTTCGCAAGGTTCTTCTTTGCCCTCTAATGCAATTACAATCCTTCAG CATCGGAACCTAAACCAACATGCCAAAGGAGAAAATGAAGCTAGCACTAGCCGTGAAATCAGGGCAGATGAATCTCAAGAAAGAGAAGGATCTGCAGAAAAGGACACAGCCATTTTTAAGTGTTGTGTACGTACAGAGCACCCTTGCAATTACTTTGGACTAGCCAAACAAGCATTTCTCAAGTGCTTGGGCTTTGATTCCGATCGCGACAATTGTAACACCAGAAGACATGCTAAAGAAGACTAA